Proteins encoded in a region of the Stieleria neptunia genome:
- a CDS encoding RNA polymerase sigma factor encodes MSAPPITRPSLLLRLRDRGNHAAWSEFLQIYEPVIYRLARRRQLQDADAREIVQEVLLRVAAAIDRFDPDGTGSFRGWLSQTTRRVAVDRFRRLSDTARPLGGETNVLADVVDGIEIPLETEFDLEHRRQLFQCAAEHVRPMVSATTWDAFWQTAVGDHPARAVAQDLGLSEGAVYVARCRVLKRLREFIEQREAE; translated from the coding sequence GTGTCAGCTCCTCCCATCACACGACCGAGTCTGCTGTTGCGGTTGCGTGACCGCGGGAACCACGCGGCGTGGAGCGAGTTTTTGCAGATCTACGAACCGGTGATCTACCGGCTCGCCCGGCGGCGACAGCTGCAAGACGCCGACGCCCGCGAGATCGTCCAAGAGGTGTTGTTACGGGTGGCGGCGGCGATCGACCGCTTCGACCCCGACGGTACAGGTTCGTTTCGGGGCTGGTTGTCGCAAACGACGCGCCGGGTGGCCGTGGATCGATTTCGACGGCTGAGTGACACCGCGCGTCCGCTCGGCGGCGAGACGAATGTGCTGGCGGACGTCGTGGACGGAATTGAAATCCCTTTGGAAACGGAGTTCGATTTGGAGCATCGCCGGCAACTCTTTCAATGTGCGGCCGAGCACGTCCGCCCGATGGTCTCGGCAACAACCTGGGACGCGTTCTGGCAAACAGCCGTCGGTGATCATCCGGCCCGCGCGGTCGCGCAGGATCTGGGGCTCAGCGAAGGAGCGGTGTACGTGGCCCGCTGCCGCGTGCTGAAACGGCTTCGAGAATTCATCGAACAGAGGGAGGCAGAATAA
- a CDS encoding serine/threonine-protein kinase, with protein sequence MVAANLPPRDESRGLHCDEAILLRLLDETLSEHQQSIAEDHLATCHACQHRLETLAGDATLWTETRSVYGRDEPAHDERLPVTETAPATGHDADATQAWLRAIAAPPRENDPACLGRIDRYRIDSVIGSGGMGVVASGFDDQLGRPVAIKFLASHLAGLAPARRRFTREARAAAAIVHPSIMPIYGVSEKSHPPYLVMPLIGSSSAGRSLQCRIDQEGPLDLETALGIAAQIAEGLAAAHQRGVVHRDIKPGNILLEENSPRILIADFGLARAIDDATVTVSGMVAGTPQYMSPEQAAGEDVGPRSDLFSLGSVLYSMLTGRPPFVADSPIAVLRKVIDTPASPVVDRVESLPPWVERLVQRFLCKAPAQRIASAIDAAQLLRQAEAHVRHPSANPLPVLLQRPRMARGRSVIAALFAVAALAILFALAKFPWIGTSPRSPSTTPVTREASAPPRPATTITTGPSIESKAPREEASLSWQWEGFADEIRQIQLGMNQLENDIGFPPVD encoded by the coding sequence ATGGTCGCGGCGAACCTTCCGCCACGGGACGAATCCCGTGGACTGCATTGTGACGAAGCAATCCTGCTGCGATTGCTCGATGAGACGCTCAGCGAGCACCAGCAATCCATCGCCGAAGACCATTTGGCGACCTGTCATGCGTGCCAGCATCGGCTGGAAACACTCGCCGGCGATGCAACGTTGTGGACCGAAACCCGCAGCGTGTACGGCCGGGACGAACCGGCCCACGATGAACGTCTGCCGGTGACCGAGACGGCACCGGCGACCGGCCATGATGCCGATGCGACACAGGCTTGGCTGCGCGCGATCGCTGCCCCACCGCGAGAAAACGACCCGGCGTGCCTGGGGCGGATCGACCGCTACCGAATCGACTCGGTGATCGGCTCGGGCGGCATGGGAGTCGTCGCATCGGGTTTCGACGACCAACTCGGACGCCCGGTCGCGATCAAGTTTCTGGCGTCACACTTGGCCGGCCTGGCGCCGGCCCGACGACGATTTACCCGCGAAGCCCGCGCGGCCGCCGCGATCGTGCACCCTTCGATCATGCCGATCTACGGTGTCAGCGAAAAATCCCATCCCCCGTATTTGGTGATGCCGCTGATCGGTTCGTCGTCGGCCGGTCGCAGCCTGCAATGCCGGATCGATCAGGAAGGCCCGCTGGACTTGGAAACCGCGCTCGGCATCGCGGCACAAATCGCCGAAGGGTTGGCCGCGGCACACCAGCGCGGCGTGGTGCATCGTGACATCAAACCCGGCAATATCCTGTTAGAAGAGAACAGCCCCCGCATCCTGATCGCCGACTTCGGGCTCGCCCGCGCCATCGATGACGCCACCGTCACCGTCAGCGGCATGGTCGCCGGGACGCCGCAATACATGAGCCCCGAACAGGCTGCCGGTGAAGACGTCGGGCCGCGAAGTGATCTGTTCAGCCTGGGCAGCGTGCTCTATTCGATGCTGACCGGACGCCCGCCCTTCGTCGCCGATTCCCCGATCGCGGTGCTTCGCAAAGTCATCGACACGCCGGCAAGCCCCGTCGTCGATCGCGTCGAATCGCTGCCGCCCTGGGTCGAACGCTTGGTCCAGCGATTTCTGTGCAAGGCCCCTGCACAGCGAATCGCATCGGCGATCGACGCGGCCCAGTTGCTTCGCCAAGCCGAAGCGCACGTGCGACACCCCTCCGCCAATCCCTTGCCCGTTCTGCTGCAACGCCCCCGCATGGCCCGTGGAAGATCTGTGATCGCGGCTCTGTTTGCCGTTGCCGCGTTGGCGATCCTGTTCGCGCTGGCAAAGTTTCCATGGATCGGGACGTCACCGCGATCCCCGTCGACGACGCCAGTCACCCGCGAAGCAAGCGCGCCTCCTCGACCAGCGACCACGATCACGACCGGCCCGTCAATCGAGTCGAAAGCCCCACGAGAGGAGGCCTCTCTGTCGTGGCAGTGGGAGGGGTTCGCTGACGAGATCCGGCAGATCCAACTCGGTATGAACCAGCTGGAAAACGACATCGGTTTCCCCCCCGTCGACTAA